Proteins encoded together in one Halalkaliarchaeum sp. AArc-CO window:
- a CDS encoding ABC transporter ATP-binding protein: MITFENVTKEYPDGTVAIEDITFTVEEGTTTVLVGPSGCGKTTTMKLVNRLEDPTEGTVYRDETPLSEFDPIDLRRNTGYVIQEIGLFDHMSVEDNIATVPRLTGWDESEIEDRVAELLDLMDMPPGEYRHQYPTELSGGQRQRVGVARALASDPDVLLMDEPFGALDPITRENLQDEFLSIQEELETTILFVTHSIDEALKMGDRIAIFDVGEVVQYDTPQEILDNPKNEFVENFIGSDRPLKKLSVTRVREIMSSDGDIQSAEVDTSVDGEGRMAVAPDDTALAALSKLVESGRDQLPVHEEDTVVGTVSWENVYSIQGDARDRV, translated from the coding sequence ATGATTACGTTCGAAAACGTCACCAAGGAGTATCCCGACGGGACAGTCGCCATCGAAGACATCACGTTTACGGTCGAAGAGGGGACGACGACAGTCCTCGTCGGGCCGTCCGGCTGTGGGAAGACGACGACGATGAAGCTCGTCAACCGGCTGGAGGACCCGACGGAGGGGACAGTGTACCGGGACGAGACTCCGCTTTCGGAGTTCGACCCGATCGATCTCCGGCGAAACACCGGCTACGTCATCCAGGAGATCGGGCTGTTCGATCACATGTCGGTCGAAGACAACATCGCCACCGTCCCACGACTCACTGGATGGGACGAGTCCGAGATCGAAGATCGGGTGGCCGAACTTCTGGATCTTATGGACATGCCGCCAGGGGAGTACCGCCACCAGTATCCGACGGAACTCTCGGGAGGACAGCGCCAGCGGGTCGGCGTCGCTCGCGCGCTCGCGTCCGACCCGGACGTGTTGCTCATGGACGAGCCGTTCGGTGCACTCGACCCGATCACGCGGGAGAACCTCCAGGACGAGTTCCTCTCGATCCAGGAGGAGCTGGAGACCACCATCCTGTTTGTCACCCACAGCATCGACGAGGCGCTGAAGATGGGCGACCGGATCGCGATCTTCGACGTCGGGGAAGTCGTCCAGTACGACACACCACAGGAGATCCTCGACAACCCGAAAAACGAGTTCGTCGAGAACTTCATCGGTTCGGACCGTCCACTCAAGAAGTTGAGCGTCACGCGGGTTCGCGAGATCATGTCTTCCGACGGGGACATCCAGTCTGCGGAGGTCGACACTAGTGTGGATGGGGAAGGGAGGATGGCTGTCGCCCCGGATGACACTGCACTCGCCGCGCTGTCGAAACTCGTCGAAAGCGGGCGGGATCAGCTTCCAGTCCACGAAGAGGATACTGTCGTGGGTACGGTTTCCTGGGAGAACGTGTACAGTATTCAGGGCGACGCCCGTGATCGGGTATGA
- a CDS encoding ABC transporter permease, translating to MFTSVLHGVFVAYLEFLVENSDRLTVATIEHIEIIVFAIAMAVPIGVTLGFLITYDRRLATVVIWLAGIMMTIPSIALFGLLIPYFGIGSRPVIVALVLYSQLPVIRNTYVGLNDVDPAALEAGKAMGMTTPQLLRKVQLPIALPVIMAGVRNAVVILIGIAAIGAFVGAGGLGDLIFDGISYAHTEMIVVTTVVLSLLALAFDYAFGVSEQIFRLNNGEEIEPSVATRFIQRALS from the coding sequence ATGTTTACGTCGGTACTGCACGGCGTCTTCGTCGCCTACCTGGAGTTCCTCGTCGAGAACTCCGATCGCCTGACAGTGGCGACGATCGAACACATCGAAATAATCGTCTTCGCCATCGCGATGGCAGTCCCGATTGGGGTCACACTCGGATTCCTCATCACGTACGACCGCCGACTCGCCACCGTGGTCATCTGGCTCGCCGGCATCATGATGACGATCCCGAGCATCGCCCTGTTCGGGCTGTTGATCCCGTACTTCGGGATCGGATCGCGACCGGTCATCGTCGCGCTCGTCCTCTACTCGCAGCTGCCGGTCATCCGGAACACGTACGTCGGGCTCAACGACGTCGATCCGGCGGCGCTCGAAGCCGGGAAAGCGATGGGTATGACGACGCCACAGCTGCTCAGGAAAGTGCAGCTGCCGATCGCGCTGCCGGTCATCATGGCCGGCGTCCGGAACGCCGTCGTCATCCTCATCGGGATCGCGGCGATCGGGGCGTTCGTCGGGGCCGGCGGGCTCGGGGACCTCATCTTTGACGGGATTTCCTACGCCCACACCGAGATGATCGTCGTCACCACGGTCGTCCTGTCGCTTCTCGCGTTGGCGTTCGACTACGCGTTCGGGGTTAGCGAGCAGATCTTCCGTCTCAACAACGGCGAAGAGATCGAACCATCGGTGGCTACCCGATTCATTCAGCGAGCCCTATCATGA
- a CDS encoding glycine betaine ABC transporter substrate-binding protein, with protein sequence MASHTSRRSFIKQSGAVASVAAFGGIAGCLGDDDSVAISSKRFTEQRVLGYLAYELLGENLDVEVEDETGLGGTVPNFEALRENEVDLYWEYTGTAWLTLPPQQEEVIADPEELHQEVQEEFEAEHGIAVLERSPLNNTYVITARPGWYEETGIDTLSELAAYANDGNAADLDPVLGPEFQERDDGWAGLLEYYDFEEDAIETVNDHVQTVDEDIVYQALDQNEGNVGMGFNTDPRILMFDLHVFEDDELFFPTYNAVPMVHGETLEANPEIADLLNDLSPELTNERIRELNAEVAIEERNAQNVAREFLEEEGYI encoded by the coding sequence ATGGCATCACACACGTCGAGACGGAGCTTCATCAAACAGTCGGGTGCGGTCGCCAGCGTCGCCGCGTTCGGGGGGATCGCCGGCTGTCTCGGGGACGATGACTCCGTGGCGATCAGTTCGAAGCGGTTCACAGAACAGCGCGTCCTCGGATATCTCGCGTACGAGCTTCTCGGAGAGAACCTGGACGTCGAGGTCGAAGACGAAACTGGGCTCGGAGGGACTGTTCCGAACTTCGAGGCGCTTCGAGAGAACGAGGTGGACCTGTACTGGGAGTACACGGGGACGGCCTGGCTCACGCTCCCACCACAGCAGGAGGAGGTTATCGCCGATCCGGAGGAACTCCACCAGGAGGTTCAAGAGGAGTTCGAGGCGGAGCACGGCATCGCCGTTCTCGAACGGTCGCCACTCAACAACACGTACGTGATCACGGCGCGTCCGGGGTGGTACGAGGAAACCGGGATCGACACCCTGAGTGAACTCGCCGCGTACGCCAACGACGGCAACGCCGCAGACCTCGATCCCGTGTTGGGTCCGGAGTTTCAGGAACGCGACGACGGGTGGGCGGGGCTGCTCGAGTATTACGACTTCGAGGAAGACGCGATCGAAACCGTCAATGACCACGTCCAGACGGTTGACGAGGACATCGTGTATCAGGCCCTGGACCAAAACGAGGGGAACGTCGGGATGGGGTTCAACACCGATCCCCGCATCCTGATGTTCGATCTCCACGTGTTCGAGGACGACGAGCTGTTCTTCCCGACGTACAACGCTGTTCCGATGGTCCACGGGGAGACACTCGAGGCAAACCCGGAGATCGCGGATCTCCTCAATGACCTCTCGCCGGAGCTCACGAACGAACGGATCAGGGAACTGAACGCGGAGGTCGCGATCGAAGAGCGCAACGCACAGAACGTCGCTCGGGAGTTCCTCGAGGAAGAAGGGTACATCTAA
- a CDS encoding FAD-dependent oxidoreductase: MTDEDFPESAETVIIGAGIVGNSLVYHLAERGKTDMLQIDKGPLPDPGGSTGHASNFIMPIEHNSEMTELTHDSIEQFDEVGVFENSGGIEVARTERRMEDLRRRAQSAQAFGTNAEMLEAQEVKQRVPYINEDVIEGGMYTPDAGTCDPLRFGEVYRERAKDMDALTVSANTEVLDIHVDDGEVTAVETDRGTVEVTGEVVVAAGVWSPKLAEMAGTRIPLYPVAHQMISVGPIDKLAEDDGEINYPVVRDMDTRMYERPHGNDMEVGSYEHRPLLYDVDEIPSIDEAPLSPTQLPFTEDAFEDSFEHALEIMPDVLDDPDAGVRHAIDGLISLTPDEGPVVGPVNDVDGLWSCAAIWIRLAPGITKEMARWMTEGWGAMETDLHSINVARFDGYGRGKEFVKERAYEGFTRHYGINHPKEQWDRGRDVRRAPFHDRQEELDAQFHETAGWERPAWYESNEDLLDRYRDDIEGLRRPNDWDSEWWSPIILAEHLHLRNAAGIVGNIGFGIIDVEGEDARSFLERMAVAPMDFEPGKTTYTPLLDSDAAARSDVTIARLGRDHFRLITGGTRVGPDYQWLSRHLRDDEAVSLSDRSSSMATMGVWGPNARGILQDAAEEDMSDEAFPAYGAQKVTIGPVEGWAIRVSYVGELGWEIYVPMEQGARTWDELMEAGQKHDLRPVGTEVYANTGRIEKNYRAYGHELRREYDVIEADLAFHGVKDADFIGKEAYAEALESDQAATLCTLSVDDHAPNGGEKRFMLGGEPILDENGDVLVDEQGRRSYVTSAETGPSVGKHLLLSYLPAEYATEGEQLQVLYFGEQYPVTVEAVGSEPLFDPENERLHG, from the coding sequence ATGACGGACGAAGATTTCCCCGAAAGCGCCGAAACGGTCATTATCGGCGCCGGTATCGTCGGCAACAGTCTCGTGTATCACCTGGCCGAGCGGGGGAAAACCGACATGCTGCAGATCGACAAGGGACCGCTGCCGGACCCCGGCGGGTCGACGGGACACGCGTCGAACTTCATCATGCCGATCGAGCACAACTCGGAGATGACCGAACTCACCCACGACTCGATCGAGCAGTTCGACGAGGTCGGAGTCTTCGAGAACAGCGGCGGCATCGAGGTTGCCCGGACCGAACGCCGGATGGAGGACCTCCGTCGTCGAGCGCAGTCCGCCCAGGCGTTCGGAACCAACGCGGAGATGCTGGAGGCACAGGAGGTCAAACAGCGGGTCCCCTACATCAACGAGGACGTCATCGAGGGGGGAATGTACACGCCCGACGCGGGAACGTGTGACCCGCTTCGGTTCGGAGAAGTGTATCGCGAGCGCGCGAAGGACATGGACGCCCTCACGGTCTCGGCGAACACTGAAGTGCTCGACATCCACGTCGACGACGGCGAAGTCACCGCCGTCGAAACCGATCGCGGAACCGTCGAAGTCACCGGAGAGGTCGTCGTCGCCGCCGGCGTCTGGAGCCCCAAGCTCGCCGAGATGGCGGGCACACGGATCCCGCTGTACCCGGTCGCTCACCAGATGATAAGCGTCGGTCCGATCGACAAACTCGCCGAGGACGACGGGGAGATCAACTATCCGGTCGTCCGAGACATGGACACACGGATGTACGAGCGACCCCACGGGAACGACATGGAGGTCGGTTCGTACGAACACCGGCCGCTGCTTTACGACGTCGACGAGATCCCGTCGATCGACGAGGCCCCGCTCTCCCCGACCCAGTTGCCGTTCACCGAGGACGCGTTCGAAGACTCGTTCGAACACGCCCTCGAAATCATGCCGGACGTCCTCGACGATCCCGACGCCGGAGTCCGTCACGCGATCGACGGTCTGATCTCGCTTACACCCGACGAAGGACCGGTCGTCGGCCCGGTCAACGACGTGGACGGCCTCTGGTCGTGTGCCGCGATCTGGATCCGGCTGGCCCCGGGGATCACCAAGGAGATGGCCCGGTGGATGACCGAGGGATGGGGTGCGATGGAGACGGACCTCCACTCGATCAACGTCGCCCGGTTCGACGGCTACGGCCGGGGCAAGGAGTTCGTCAAGGAGCGCGCCTACGAGGGATTCACGCGCCATTACGGGATCAACCACCCCAAAGAACAGTGGGACCGCGGTCGGGACGTCCGTCGGGCCCCGTTCCACGACCGCCAGGAGGAACTCGACGCACAGTTCCACGAAACCGCCGGCTGGGAGCGTCCCGCCTGGTATGAATCGAACGAAGACCTCCTCGACCGGTATCGCGACGACATCGAGGGGCTGCGGCGGCCCAACGACTGGGATTCCGAGTGGTGGTCGCCAATCATTCTGGCCGAACATCTGCATCTCCGCAATGCGGCCGGGATCGTCGGAAACATCGGCTTCGGCATCATCGACGTCGAAGGCGAGGACGCCAGGTCGTTCCTCGAACGGATGGCGGTTGCGCCGATGGACTTCGAGCCCGGGAAGACGACGTACACGCCCCTGCTCGATTCGGACGCCGCTGCCAGATCCGACGTCACAATTGCGCGTCTCGGCCGGGACCACTTCCGGCTCATCACGGGCGGAACACGGGTCGGTCCCGACTACCAGTGGCTCAGTCGTCACCTGCGTGACGACGAAGCGGTGTCGCTGTCCGACAGATCCTCGTCGATGGCGACGATGGGCGTCTGGGGTCCGAACGCGCGAGGGATCCTCCAGGACGCAGCAGAGGAGGACATGTCGGACGAGGCGTTCCCGGCGTACGGTGCACAGAAGGTGACGATCGGCCCCGTGGAGGGGTGGGCGATCCGCGTCTCCTACGTGGGCGAACTCGGCTGGGAGATCTACGTTCCGATGGAACAGGGCGCCCGCACCTGGGACGAACTGATGGAGGCCGGCCAGAAGCACGACCTCCGCCCGGTCGGAACGGAAGTGTACGCAAACACCGGTCGGATCGAGAAGAACTACCGCGCATACGGCCACGAACTGCGCCGCGAGTACGACGTAATCGAGGCGGACCTCGCGTTCCACGGCGTGAAGGACGCGGACTTCATCGGCAAAGAGGCGTACGCAGAAGCTCTCGAGAGCGACCAGGCGGCGACACTCTGTACCCTTTCGGTCGACGATCACGCCCCGAACGGCGGGGAGAAGCGGTTCATGCTCGGCGGCGAACCGATCCTCGACGAGAACGGTGACGTCCTCGTCGACGAGCAGGGACGCCGTTCGTACGTGACGAGCGCGGAAACCGGGCCGTCGGTCGGAAAACACCTCCTGCTGTCGTATCTTCCGGCGGAGTACGCAACCGAAGGCGAGCAGCTGCAGGTGCTGTACTTCGGCGAGCAGTACCCGGTCACCGTCGAGGCGGTCGGGAGCGAACCGCTGTTCGATCCGGAGAACGAACGGCTCCACGGGTAG
- a CDS encoding IclR family transcriptional regulator codes for MTEAPRNGSMVKSGEKTFEIVEILKRTDGAGVTEIAEQMDVSKSTVYKHLQTLVTHDYATKVDGEYRVGLRFLDHGIYARQQQAIYRVSRDRIDELAEETGELAWCQTHENGRCVYLYGAAGMHSVHPPERVGNRTPMHQIAGGKAMLAHLPEERIAEIIAQHGLEPATAHTITDREALFDELREIRERGVGYNREESTEGLYAVASAVLGPDGEVLGAIGLSGPKHRLEGELIETELPELLLGTANELELNLEHQEFSTDGGGSPVVEG; via the coding sequence ATGACAGAGGCACCCCGGAACGGCTCGATGGTGAAGTCGGGAGAGAAAACCTTCGAGATCGTCGAGATCCTCAAGCGAACCGACGGTGCGGGTGTCACCGAGATCGCAGAGCAGATGGACGTCTCGAAGAGCACCGTCTACAAGCACCTGCAGACGCTTGTCACTCACGACTACGCCACAAAGGTCGACGGTGAATATCGCGTCGGATTGCGGTTTCTCGATCACGGGATCTACGCCAGACAGCAGCAGGCGATCTACCGGGTATCTCGCGACAGGATCGACGAACTCGCCGAGGAAACCGGGGAGCTGGCGTGGTGTCAGACCCACGAAAACGGACGTTGTGTCTACCTGTACGGGGCCGCCGGGATGCACTCGGTGCATCCACCCGAACGGGTCGGCAACCGGACGCCGATGCACCAGATCGCCGGCGGAAAGGCGATGCTCGCTCACTTGCCGGAGGAACGGATCGCAGAGATCATCGCACAACACGGGCTCGAACCCGCGACGGCACACACGATCACCGACCGGGAAGCGCTATTCGACGAGCTTCGAGAGATCCGCGAGCGGGGCGTCGGATACAACCGAGAAGAGTCGACCGAAGGATTGTACGCCGTTGCCTCGGCTGTTCTCGGACCCGACGGCGAGGTTCTCGGTGCGATCGGTCTATCGGGACCGAAACATCGGCTCGAAGGCGAGCTGATCGAAACAGAGTTGCCGGAACTCTTGCTCGGGACGGCGAACGAACTCGAACTCAACCTGGAGCACCAGGAGTTCTCCACCGACGGTGGTGGATCACCCGTCGTCGAGGGTTGA
- a CDS encoding MmgE/PrpD family protein — MTEQSVASFGTRQLAEYACGESFSSAPDAVRNDLERRVLDTFAAIVSGYRVEGIDAAADYAAETFATGESTLLDGSTRRLDPSGATYANAMAANALDVDDGNRIAEGHPAAVLVPATLAAAEGVEATVGEFLDAMLAGYEISIRASVALHERTGMHNSSGSWGAVAAAAAVSRLYGYDVETTMDAMGIAEFNAPLSPVMRSVARPSSSMTKDGIGWGSHLGVAAAKLAGRGFEASGTVFDEIEWNGLEGLDLPPLGREYTVTESYYKPYPACRWIHSGIDAALALLEEHGIAPDEITQVRAYSHRKAIELKTPRPSTPDAAQYSYPYVLAITLLRGDWITPEQLNETWREDDRVHAMVDRISLHLDEEAQRRYPEQSVSRVEIHTSSETYRSGLTHPRGSRERPMTAEEHRKKQQLFIDAHVGSGTAEQLRRVLSTDEKPVSALVSTLDDG; from the coding sequence ATGACAGAGCAATCTGTAGCTAGCTTCGGGACTCGCCAGCTTGCAGAGTACGCTTGTGGTGAGTCATTCTCGTCGGCCCCGGACGCGGTCCGGAACGATCTGGAACGGCGCGTCCTCGATACGTTTGCCGCCATCGTGTCCGGCTACCGGGTCGAGGGGATCGACGCGGCGGCGGATTACGCCGCAGAAACGTTCGCAACCGGCGAGTCGACTCTCCTCGACGGATCGACCCGACGGCTCGATCCGTCCGGTGCGACGTACGCGAACGCGATGGCCGCGAACGCGCTCGACGTCGACGACGGGAACCGGATCGCGGAGGGGCACCCCGCAGCGGTGCTGGTTCCGGCAACCCTCGCTGCCGCCGAGGGGGTCGAGGCTACCGTGGGGGAGTTCCTCGACGCCATGCTCGCGGGCTACGAGATCTCGATCCGGGCGTCCGTGGCGCTCCACGAGCGGACCGGAATGCACAACAGCAGTGGGTCGTGGGGCGCAGTCGCCGCGGCCGCAGCAGTCTCTCGGTTGTACGGCTACGACGTCGAGACGACGATGGACGCGATGGGGATCGCGGAGTTCAACGCCCCGCTGTCGCCGGTGATGCGATCCGTCGCGCGTCCGTCGAGTTCGATGACGAAAGACGGGATCGGGTGGGGGAGCCACCTCGGCGTCGCGGCCGCAAAACTGGCCGGACGGGGCTTCGAGGCCTCGGGCACCGTGTTCGACGAGATCGAATGGAACGGTCTCGAGGGACTCGATCTCCCCCCACTGGGCAGGGAGTACACGGTGACTGAAAGCTACTACAAGCCGTATCCCGCCTGCCGCTGGATTCACTCCGGGATCGATGCGGCGCTTGCACTCCTCGAAGAGCACGGCATCGCCCCCGACGAGATAACACAGGTTCGTGCCTACAGCCATCGAAAGGCGATCGAGCTGAAGACGCCCCGTCCCAGTACCCCCGACGCGGCACAGTATTCGTACCCCTACGTCCTCGCGATCACGCTGCTTCGGGGCGACTGGATCACTCCCGAGCAACTGAACGAAACCTGGCGGGAGGACGACCGCGTTCACGCGATGGTCGACCGGATTTCGCTGCACCTCGACGAGGAGGCCCAGCGACGCTATCCGGAGCAGTCCGTCTCCCGAGTCGAGATCCACACCTCCTCTGAAACCTATCGATCCGGGCTGACGCATCCACGTGGATCACGGGAACGACCCATGACTGCGGAGGAACACCGGAAGAAACAGCAGCTGTTCATCGACGCCCACGTCGGATCCGGAACCGCCGAACAGCTGCGCAGAGTCTTATCGACCGACGAGAAACCGGTATCGGCGCTCGTGTCAACCCTCGACGACGGGTGA
- the arcC gene encoding carbamate kinase, which produces MSHIVVALGGNAILEGGKGTIAEQRRRVRQTVSQIGKLGDRGYDLIVTHGNGPQVGQLLLQNEESQSIDRKPLDVLVAESQAQIGYLLQQELHNVLETTPVTLVTRTLVDDDDPAFENPTKRIGPFYGETEAERKEFPTRPDTDGAGNVRYRRVVPSPAPLEILETEHVETLLETGRPVVCVGGGGVPVVKTTDGFAGVEAVVDKDLASRTLANDIGIGELLFLTDVEAAYRNFGTEDQELLSRITAEEAAELLEAGEFGEGSMAPKVEAAIAFVENGGSRAIITATTAVTEALDGETGTTIVPSSDSG; this is translated from the coding sequence ATGAGTCACATCGTCGTCGCGCTCGGCGGAAACGCGATACTCGAGGGGGGAAAGGGGACGATTGCTGAGCAGCGCCGACGCGTCCGTCAAACTGTGTCCCAGATCGGAAAACTCGGCGATCGAGGATACGACCTGATCGTCACACACGGAAACGGTCCGCAGGTGGGACAGCTGCTCTTACAAAACGAGGAGTCACAGTCGATCGACCGGAAACCCCTGGACGTCCTGGTCGCCGAATCCCAGGCCCAGATCGGCTATCTACTCCAGCAGGAACTCCACAACGTGCTCGAGACGACCCCCGTAACGCTCGTCACTCGAACGCTGGTGGACGACGACGATCCGGCGTTCGAGAACCCGACGAAGCGAATCGGTCCGTTCTACGGGGAAACGGAGGCCGAACGAAAGGAGTTTCCGACGCGGCCCGACACAGACGGGGCTGGAAACGTTCGGTATCGGCGCGTCGTTCCGTCCCCGGCCCCCCTCGAGATCCTCGAAACCGAACACGTCGAGACCCTGCTGGAAACGGGACGGCCGGTCGTCTGCGTCGGCGGCGGAGGCGTACCGGTCGTGAAAACGACGGACGGCTTCGCCGGCGTGGAGGCCGTCGTCGACAAGGATCTCGCCTCCAGAACGCTCGCAAACGACATCGGGATCGGGGAACTCCTGTTCCTGACTGACGTCGAGGCCGCGTATCGAAACTTCGGCACCGAAGATCAGGAGCTGCTGTCCCGGATCACCGCCGAAGAGGCCGCCGAACTCCTCGAGGCGGGGGAGTTCGGCGAGGGGAGCATGGCGCCGAAAGTCGAGGCCGCGATCGCGTTCGTGGAAAACGGGGGCAGCCGGGCAATCATCACCGCAACCACGGCGGTGACCGAAGCGCTCGATGGGGAAACGGGGACGACGATCGTCCCGTCGTCCGACTCGGGGTGA
- the argF gene encoding ornithine carbamoyltransferase, with protein sequence MKQLIDIRDLTREEIESLFERTDQLKSTPVKFSSALKNRTLVMLFAKPSTRTRLSFETGMTQLGGHAIFFEMEESQLGRGEPIADTSKVMSRYEDAIMARLFDHDEIVELAEHASVPVINGLTDFLHPCQALTDLYTLYERDLLDTVAFVGDGNNVAHSLMQACGKLEVSCRVATPPEMEPDETIQDRVRDADVVVTNDPYEAVDGATAVYTDVWVSMGEEERREEKLAAFEGFQVDRELMAAAREDAVFMHCLPAHRGEEVTAEVIDGPQSIVFDQAENRMHVQKALLYTLLEK encoded by the coding sequence ATGAAACAGTTGATTGACATTCGTGACCTGACTCGCGAGGAGATCGAATCGCTGTTCGAACGCACCGACCAGCTGAAATCCACGCCGGTGAAGTTCTCCTCGGCGCTGAAAAACCGGACGCTCGTGATGCTGTTCGCGAAACCCTCGACGCGGACGCGGCTGTCCTTCGAGACGGGAATGACACAGCTGGGAGGTCACGCCATCTTCTTCGAGATGGAGGAGTCCCAGCTCGGGCGGGGCGAGCCGATAGCCGACACGAGTAAAGTGATGTCCAGGTACGAGGACGCGATCATGGCCCGGCTGTTCGACCACGATGAGATCGTCGAACTGGCCGAGCACGCGAGCGTACCTGTCATCAATGGGCTGACCGACTTCCTCCACCCGTGTCAGGCGCTCACGGATCTGTACACGCTGTACGAGCGAGACCTGCTGGACACTGTCGCGTTCGTTGGCGACGGAAACAACGTCGCACACTCGCTGATGCAGGCCTGTGGGAAGCTGGAGGTGAGCTGTCGGGTCGCGACGCCGCCGGAGATGGAGCCGGACGAAACGATCCAGGATCGAGTTCGGGACGCCGACGTCGTAGTGACCAACGACCCATACGAAGCCGTCGACGGAGCCACCGCGGTGTACACCGACGTGTGGGTGAGCATGGGTGAAGAGGAGCGGCGCGAGGAGAAGCTCGCCGCGTTCGAGGGGTTCCAGGTGGATCGGGAACTGATGGCCGCCGCCCGCGAGGACGCCGTGTTCATGCACTGTCTCCCGGCACACCGCGGCGAGGAGGTGACCGCAGAGGTCATCGACGGTCCGCAATCGATCGTCTTCGATCAGGCCGAAAACAGGATGCACGTCCAGAAGGCATTGCTCTACACGCTGCTCGAGAAGTGA
- a CDS encoding M14 family metallopeptidase: MHRRQFLKTGAAVGTFALIGTTGAQARDYRPGGPWAPNERAVNYSGYLDNEQLGERLQQIDKRSDRVELQQVGTSAGREDPIWEVTIGDGNESVHIINQIHGDEPTGPEAMVRILQRLARGNSPQVEEILDNLTITMMPRVNPDGSNFVGEDGLGDEGEFRQRRINTNEWEEGDTRYKNANSYYYWADHPGYDLNRGFNLLGHDPFDEQEAWWNVVDEEEELAYLDIPIEEVPLDLKDPSVDENPYDVLWSMGTNVNPENQAVTESYMEADPDWAITHHHQTPALHPETPEKGGGPQWQSVMSVMAPFGPHYIREDEYDYAGYVGDGNPYMSEDAQTRSLQLNQLVNERMQDFGYGLFNTLTRFGYGPLWGSYLDGLAPRTDAAGMLYEVSHQSDDRGQKALGTMVKVSVEGFMTTFESIADGSIGDVDPLDYFDMPLAEYFSGPFSRQRGLRESRE, translated from the coding sequence ATGCACCGAAGACAGTTCCTCAAGACCGGGGCGGCAGTGGGCACCTTCGCCCTGATAGGGACGACCGGAGCACAGGCGAGGGATTACCGTCCAGGGGGGCCCTGGGCGCCGAACGAACGGGCAGTCAACTACAGCGGGTATCTGGACAACGAACAACTCGGCGAGCGGCTACAGCAGATCGACAAACGGAGCGACCGCGTGGAACTGCAGCAGGTGGGTACGTCCGCCGGACGGGAGGACCCGATCTGGGAGGTCACGATCGGGGACGGCAACGAGAGCGTCCACATCATCAATCAGATCCACGGCGACGAACCTACGGGGCCCGAGGCCATGGTGAGGATTCTCCAGCGGCTGGCCAGGGGGAACTCCCCGCAGGTCGAGGAAATCCTCGACAACCTGACGATCACGATGATGCCGCGGGTCAATCCCGACGGATCGAACTTCGTCGGCGAGGACGGACTCGGCGACGAGGGAGAGTTCCGGCAGCGACGGATCAACACGAACGAGTGGGAGGAGGGTGATACGCGGTACAAGAACGCGAACTCCTACTACTACTGGGCGGATCATCCAGGCTACGATCTGAACCGCGGGTTCAACCTTCTCGGCCACGACCCGTTCGACGAACAGGAAGCGTGGTGGAACGTCGTCGACGAGGAGGAGGAACTCGCGTACCTCGACATCCCCATCGAGGAAGTGCCGCTAGATCTGAAGGATCCGTCAGTCGACGAGAACCCGTACGACGTCCTGTGGAGTATGGGGACGAACGTCAACCCCGAAAACCAGGCCGTTACCGAGTCGTACATGGAGGCCGATCCGGACTGGGCGATCACGCATCACCACCAGACGCCGGCGCTCCATCCGGAAACCCCCGAGAAAGGCGGCGGACCCCAATGGCAGTCCGTCATGAGTGTGATGGCCCCGTTCGGCCCACACTACATCCGCGAGGACGAATATGACTACGCCGGGTACGTCGGCGACGGGAACCCCTACATGTCCGAGGACGCACAGACCCGGTCGCTCCAGCTCAACCAGCTCGTCAACGAGCGGATGCAGGACTTCGGATACGGCCTGTTCAACACGCTAACCCGGTTCGGCTACGGGCCGCTCTGGGGTTCTTACCTCGACGGGCTGGCTCCCCGAACCGACGCCGCCGGAATGCTCTACGAGGTGTCCCACCAGAGTGACGATCGCGGACAGAAGGCGCTCGGAACCATGGTGAAGGTCTCGGTCGAGGGGTTCATGACTACTTTCGAGTCGATCGCGGATGGATCGATCGGGGACGTCGATCCTCTGGACTACTTCGACATGCCTCTGGCGGAGTACTTCAGTGGACCCTTCAGCAGACAACGGGGTCTGCGAGAGTCGCGGGAGTAA